GAGGCCTATAGCTTCGAGGGGCTGCCCGGCCTCCACATCAACGGTCGCGCCTCGATGGGTGAGAATATCGGCGATCTCGGCGGCGTGATGATCGCGCTCGATGCCTATCACGCCTCGCTTGGCGGCAAGCCGGCACCGGTGCTCGACGGCTTCACCGGCGACCAGCGCTTCTTCCTCGGCTGGGGCCAGGTGTGGCGCACCTTGTTCCGCAACGAGGCGCTGCGCCAGCAGCTGGTCAGCGATCCCCACTCGCCGGGGCAGATCCGTGCGGTGAACCCGCTGCGCAATGTCGACGCCTGGTATGCGGCGTGGAACATCACGCCCGAGCAGAAGCAATATGTCGCGCCCGCAGACCGCGTGCGGATCTGGTAAGTCCCCGCCGCTAGGTGCCCCTCATATGGGGCGCCTAGCGGCTGGCCAACGCGTGTGCGAGCGCGTCGGCGCCGTCGAACCGCTCCTCGCCGAGGAAGATCACCGGGGTGGTGGCGACGCCGAACTCGTCCTTCACCGCCTCGACCTCGTCACGCGTGCGCAGCACCCGGTCGTCGATGTCATAGCCGCGCTCAAGCAGCAGTTCGCGGGCGCGGACGCCGAACGGACAGACATGGTCGGGTAGCACCATGCGGTAGAGCGTTGCTTGCTTGTCATCGGCCATGGCGTTTCTCCTTGGCAGACAAATGCTTGGGCGGCGCGCCGGTTGCAGCGCGTTAGCTGCGCAGGAAGAGATTGCGGAACCAGACCGGGCCGCTGCGCGCGGCGGCGGCACGCCAGTCGTCCACCGCTTCGTCGGGATCGTAGCGGCGCGGATCGAACAGCTTGAGCCGCACCCCGCGATAGGCGGCGGCGTCATAGGTCACCAGCGTCAGCGCATGTTCGAGCGCAGTGGCGGCGACCAGCGCATGCCGATCGCTCGGCAGCGCCACTTGCCCGCGCCGCCGCGCCACCGCGGTGTCGACTGGAAGCAGATGCGCGCCGAACGCGGGCACCAGCTGGTCGTCGATCCAGCGCCGCAGCGCAGTCGCGCCGTCGCCGCGCGGTGCCTTCGCCGCCTGCGCCTCAATTTCGGCCAGGGCCAGCACCGAGACGAACAGCTGCTCGCGCGGCACCCCGCTTGCCCACGCTGCCAGTCGCGGATCGGCGGTGCCGGCGCGTGCCTTGCGCAGGTCGAGCAACACGGCGGTGTCGAGCAGGTACATTCACCAGCGTCCCGACTGGGCGTCGATCTCGAAAGGCTCGGCCGCCGCCAGTGCGTCGACGATGCTCTCGCGCTCGCCGGTAAAGGCACGGAAGCTGGCGATGCTCATCAGTACATGGGTGGGTTTGCCCCGATCGGTGATGAACACCGGCTCGGTGCGGGCGAATCGCTTCGCCGCGCTGACGTCCTGGTTGAATTCGCGGCTGCTGACCACCTTCATTCTCGGCCCCCAGACACCTCTCAGGTGTAGGTACGTACCTACCTTGTGGAACCTCGGCAACACTTCGACGGGTGCCTTTGGAAAAATGCAGGACACATGCCGATCGGCCCTTGCCCATCGCTGCGGAGCGAGCTTCCTACGGTCTCGCGCCGATGCAGCAGATGTCGGGCGCACGAGGGGATCTGACCGAATGAACGAGCTGCTGACCGGCGCCTGGCATGCGCTGACCGACGTCCTCAATCCGCACGGCCCGGCGGTGCACGCCGCCAAGACCTATGCGCCCGGCGACTTCAGCATCCATTTCTTCCTGCAGCTCGCGATCATCCTGCTCGCCTGCCGCGTGGTTGGCTGGGCGGGGCAGAAGTTCCTGAAGCAGCCCCAGGTGGTCGGCGAAATGATCGCGGGCGTGGTGCTGGGCCCCTCGCTGCTCGGGCTCTTCTTCCCCGATCTGCAGCTCGCGATCTTCCCCAAGGAGACGCGCAACGTCCTCTATGCTGGCGCGCAGCTCGGCGTCGGGCTGTACATGTTCATGGTCGGGCTGACGCTGCGGCTCGATCATTTCCAGTCCAAGGCGAAGAGCGCGGCGGGTGTCTCCGCCGCCGGAATCGCCGCGCCGTTCCTGCTCGCCGCGCTGATCACGCCCTATCTGCTCACCGTGCCGGGGCTGTTCACCGCCGGGATCAGCCAGGCCAATGCGACTTTGTTCATGGGCGCCTGCATCGCGCTGACCGCCTTCCCGATGCTCGCCCGGATCATCAACGAGCGCGGCCTCGCCAATTCGGCGCTCGGCACGCTGTCGCTCACCGCCGGCGCGTTCGACGATGCCGCCTCGTGGTGCGTGCTGGCGCTGGTGCTGGCGACCTTCGGCGCAGGCCCCGGAGTGGCGGTGCTCGCGATCGGCGGGGCAGTGCTCTACACCGGGTTCATGCTGGTCTTCGGCCGGCGCCTGCTCGCGCCGCTCGGCCGGATCGTCGAGGCGCGTGGCGAAATGACGAGCGGTGTGCTCGCGGTGACGATGATGCTGTTCTGCATGTCCGCCTTCTTCATGGACGCGATCGGCATCCATGCGATCTTCGGCGGCTTCCTGATGGGCGTGTGCATGCCCCGCGGGCTGTTCGTCGAGGAGCTCAAGCGCAAGGTCGAGCCACTCGCCGTGGTGCTGCTGCTGCCGATGTTCTTCACCTATTCGGGGCTCAACACGCGGATGGACATGGTCAACTCGCCGTCGCTGCTGCTGATCGCGCTCGGCATCCTCGCGGTCTCGGTGCTCGCCAAGTTCGGCGCCTGTTGGGCGGCGGCGCGCATGGCCGGCGAGGACAACCGCACCGCGCTCGGCATCGGCGCGTTGATGAACTCGCGCGGGCTGATGGAGCTGATCATCATCAATATCGGCCTGCAGAAGGGCATCATCGGCCCGACTCTGTTCTCGATGCTGGTGCTGATGGCGATCGTCACCACCGTCATGGCCACCCCGCTGTTCGAGGCGGTCTATGGCCGCAAGGCACGGGCGAGCGGCGAGCTGGACGCGATCGACGGCCAGCTCGCGACGGTCTAGCCGGCCATTTGGCGGATCAGCTCGCGATGCGTGGGCAGGTCCGCCACCGCCTGCTCGCCAAAGCCGCGGATGCGGGCGAACTGGCGCGCGGCGGCCTCCGCATGCGGGAAGCCCTCACGCGCGCCGGACAGGTCGGTGCAGAAGTCCATCCCGTAGAGGATGTACTGGTAATTGAAGAAGGCGAAGCTCTCGACGTCGAGCAGGAAGTCGAACCGGCTCGGCGGCCGGTGGCGCCATTGCTCGAGCAGCGCCCGCAGCGTGTCCGGGATCGACGCCGGATCGCGGTTGTCGCGCCAGAAGGGCTCCCCGCGGCGGCTGAGGCAGTAATGCAGCTTGAGGAAGTCGACGATCCGCTCGTAGCGCGCCGTCATCAGCGCGTTGAACCGCGCGGCGGGTGCATCGACGGGGCCGGCATGCGGGAACAACTCGGCGATCATTGCCGCGGCAGCTTCGATCAGCACCACGCCGGTCGCCTCCAGCGGCTCGAGGAAGCCGCCCGATAGCCCCACCGCAACGCAGTTTTTCACCCAGGGCGTGCGGCGATAGCCGGGCTCGAACTTGATCAGCCGCGCTTGGTGCGGTGCGCCGCCAAGGTGCGCGTCGAGGATGTCGGCCGCGCGGTCGTCGTCGAGGTGCGCCGAGGAATAAACGCAGCCGATGCCGCGCGCATGCTGGAGGCCGATGTCCCAGGTCCAGCCGCCCTCATGCGCGGCGGCGACGGTGGTGGTCGCGATCGGCGCCTCGGGATCGGCATAGGGCAGCTTGCAGGCGAGCGCGCGGTCGGTGAACAGCTGGTGGCGCACCGAGGTGAAGGGAGTGCCCAGCGTCTTGCCTACCAGCGCCGCCTCAAACCCCGAGCAGTCGATATACAGGTCGGCGGTGAGGCTGCCATGTTCGCGCGTCTCGATCCGGTCGATCGCGCCCTCGGCATCGGTATGGGCGGAGAAGACCTCGCCCTCCAGATGTGTCACACCCAGTTCAATTGCCCGGTCGCGCAGCAGACGCGCCAGCCGCACCGCATCGAAATGATAGGCATAGGTGAGCGGCCCGCCGAACCCCGCATCTTCCGCGCGCTTTGGCGCCCGGCCGTGTGCCGCAACGCGGTTCTGGATCGTCATTGCCTCGGCGAAGGGCGCACGTCGCGCTTCCGGCTGGAGCAGCCAATAGGGCACCAGTCCCGCGCCCTCGCTATGGAACGGCGCCTCGAACGGATGGAGGAAGCGGTGGCGGGTGCCATCGGGCTGCGGCGCGTGCAGCCAGTCGTCGAAGCGGATGCCCTGCTTGAAGGTGGCGCTCGCCTGGCGGACGAAGCTGCGCTCGTCGATGCCGAGGAACTGCAGCGTCTCGCGGATCGTCGGGAAGCCTCCCTCGCCTACCCCGACGATCCCCAGCGCTGGGGATTCCAGCAAGGTGATCGCGAAGCGCTGCTGATGCGCGACATCGAGATAGCGGGCGAGATAGGCGGCGGTGAGCCAGCCCGCGGTGCCGCCGCCCAGGATCAGGATCCGCCGCATGGGATTCATGCCCCCACGCTAGGGCGCGGCGGCGTGGCGGGCAATGGTCGTAGACCGGCCGAAAGCATTTGCCTCGTCGCCCCCGCCCCGGTTAGTCAGACAAATAAACGCGGGGAGAAGCGGGATGGCGATCAAGACCTTGGCAGGCATTGCGCTGCTGCTGGCATCGGCGAGCGTCCAGGCCGCCCCGCGCGATCCGCTCGCCCCCACCGGCCGCTGGTCCGCCAACACCGATGGCCGCGCCCAGACGCCGCCGATGGGCTGGAACAGCTGGAACGCCTTTGCGACCGATGTCGACGAGGAGAAGGTGCTCGCCTCGGCGCAGAAGATCGTCGACACCGGGCTCGCTGCCAAGGGCTATCGCTACGTCAACCTCGACGAAGGCTGGTGGGACCATCGCCGCGCCGACGGCCGGATGCTGGTTCGCGCGGACAAATTCCCCTCCGCCCGCACCGCCGATGGCGCCACCTCGTTCAAGCCGTTCACCGATCGGCTCCGAGCGATGGGGCTCAAGGCCGGCATCTACACCGATCTCGGCCGCAACACCTGTGCCCAGGCCTATGGCCCCAACGAGCCCCAACTGCCGCGCGGCAGCGTGCTCGAACGCGAGGTCGGGCTCTACGGCCATATCGACCAGGACATCGCACTCTATTTCGGCGAATGGGGGTTCGATTACATCAAGATCGACGGCTGCGGCCTGCGCGCGTACGGTGAAGATAGCCCGCTGGTCCGCGCCGGCCGTTACCGTGCGCTCGCCCCGATCCTGGACCTCGACAGCGTCAACCGCTCGAACATCCCGGCAGTCCGCACGATGTTCGCGCAGGTGAAGGCGGCGCTGGTCCGCGCCGATCCGGACCAGGACTATCTCCTGTCGCTGTGCATCTGGGGCTCGGCGGACGTGCGCAGCTGGGCCAAGGACGTGGGCAACATCTCGCGGACCAGCGACGACATCACCCCGCACTGGACGCGGCTGCTCACCAATTTCGACACCGCCGCGCGGCGCCCGCTCTACGCCCATCCGGGCTCGTGGAACGACCCGGACATGCTGTTCATCGGCAAGGGCGAGTTCGATGCCGACCACCTCACCGAGGCGCGGTCGCACTTCGCGCTGTGGGCGATGATCTCGGCGCCGCTGCTGATCGGCACCGACCTGCGCACGACGCCGCAATCGCTGATGGACATTTTCGGCAATGCCGCGCTGATCGCGATCGACCAGGATCCCGCCGGCAACCAGGCCGTGCTCGCCTTCGACAGCGACGATTTCCAGATCCTCGTCAAGACGCTGGCGAATGGCGACAAGGCGGTCGCGCTGTTCAACCGCACCGCCGCGCCGATGGAGGCGATCCTCACCGCGCAGCACCTCAAGCTGCGCGACGATGCGGCGATCGCGCTGACCGATCTTTGGAGCGGCAAGACTTCCAGCTTCCGCAAGGAAACCAAGTTCAAGCTTGCCGGCCATGAGACGCTGGTGTTCCGCGCCAAGGGCGCGCGGCTGCTCGCCGACGGGCTGTATCTATCCGAAATGCCCGGCAGCGTGAACCCGGCGGTGGATGGCGTCACCGCCCCGATGCCCGACCCGACCATCCACCGCGCGGTCGTGTCCTGGAGCGGCACCCGCGGCGCCGGGCAGCGACCGCTCTACGCGGGCTGGGGCGGCGCGCAGGCCGATGCAACGCCCTATGGCCGCGAGCTTGCGGTGACGGGCAAGCACTTCGCCGCCGGGCTGGGCGTGCTCGCCAATTCGCGTCTCGAGGTGCATAATCCCGGCTATCGCCAACTTACCGTATCGGTCGGCGTCGACGATTCCGCGACGGACCTCGCGCATGCCGTTACCTTCCAGATTTATGGTGACCGCCGCCTGCTCGCCACCTCCGCCCCGATGCGGCGCGGTACCGGCGCCAAGCTGCTCGCCGTCGACATTGCGGGCGCAAAGCTGATTGAACTGGTGGCGCGCTCCGCCAATACCGTGAACGAGCGACTGCCGATCACATGGGGCGACGCCGCCTTCCATCGTTGATCGGAACGGCTTCGAAATCAAAGCGCTACCGTTGGGCAAACCTTTTGACTCGGGTTGTTTCGCGCCCGAATCACGCCTACCTTGGATCAGTTTCCGGGACAGGTCGTTCTGCTTCCCTATCGAGGCACAAGCAGACATGACCCCGCCACTCCCCCCCGCGCTTCGCGAGTATTTCGAAAGCTCGCCCGTCGCCCTGTCGCTCGGGGAGGCGGTCGGCGACCATCCGTTGCTGCTCACCAACCAGCGATTCCGCGATCTTACCGGCTATGCCTCGAACGAGATTGCCGGTCAAAATTGCCGCTTTCTCCAGGGCGACAGCGACAATCGGGAAGCGCGGATGCGCATCCACGCCTATCTCGACGACGACGCACAGACCAGCGTGCGCACCGCGATCGTCAACTTCCGCAAGGACGGGACGCCCTTCGTCAACCTTCTCTACATGTCGAAGCTGCGCGCACTCAGCGGCGAGGTGCGCTACATCTTCGCCTCGCAGTTCGACGTCAGCCGCACCCAGCCCGAGCGGCTTGCGGCCTATGACAATGCGCTTGAGCAAACGATTGCGCGACTCGCGCCCGTCGTCGCTGAGAGCGGCATCGCGGTGGAAGGCACGCTGATCACCATTGCCAACACCGCCGCCACGATCGCGCAGGCGAAGATGACGCTCTCCGACCTCGATACGAGCAGCTATCTGTGAACGCGCCGTTCGACGCCAAGACGACCACGCTGCCGATCGTCGGGATTGGCGCATCCGCCGGCGGGCTGGAGGCACTGCGCGAAATGCTCGCGCCTGCCCGCGCGCCGACCGGCATGGCCTTCGTGATCGTCCAGCATCTCGATCCCAACCATGAGAGCATGCTGGCGCAGTTGCTCGACCGCCAGACCAGCCTCGAAGTGCTCCAGTGCGAGGGCGGCGAGCAGATCGAGGCGGACAAGGTTTATATCATTCCGCCGGGCCATGGCCTTGCGATCCGCGGCGGCACGCTGGAGCTGACCGATTTCGCCCAGCCCCGGGGCTTGCGCCGTCCGATCGACGATTTCTTCCTTTCGCTTGCCGCCGACCAGCAGGGCAATGCCGCCTGCGTGATCCTCTCGGGTACCGGTGCCGACGGCACGATCGGGCTGCGCGCGGTGAAGGAACATGGCGGCGTCTGCCTGGTGCAGGAGCCGCAAAGTGCCCGCTATGACGGCATGCCGCTCTCGGCGGTCGGCACCGGGCTGGTCGACTTCGTCAAAGCCCCCGGGCAAATGCTCGATTGCCTCCACGCCTTCTTCCACCGCACCGGCGGCGACGAGCAGAAGGAAGAGGCATCGCTGGTCGCCGACCATGTCGACGAGCTGTGCAAGGTGCTCCGTACCGCCGTCGGCCACGACTTCTCCGGCTACAAGCGCACCACGCTGATCCGGCGGATCGAACGGCGGATGCATGTGCTCGGCATCACCAACGGCCGCACCTATCTCGCGCGCGCCAAGTCCGATTCCGACGAATGCGAGGCGCTGTTCCGCGACCTGCTGATCAACGTCACCCGCTTCTTCCGCGATGCTGACCTGTTCGATCGCCTGCGCACCCAGGTGGTCGAGCCGCTGATGCGCAGCTGGACCAGCGAGGAGGATATCCGCGTCTGGATCCCCGGCTGCTCCTCGGGCGAGGAGGCCTACAGCATCGCGATGCTGTTCGCCGAGGCGGCGCGCAAGCTGGCGCTGCCCTCCACCGGCGTGCAGATCTTCGCGACCGATATCGACGAGCAGATGCTGCAGATCGCCCGGATGGGAGTCTATCCCACCTCCGCGCTGCTCGACCTGCCGCCGGCGATGCGCGAGCGCTACACGCTGCCGCATACCGAGCGCTTCCAGATCGTGCCGCAGATCCGCGACATGATCCGCTTCTCCAACCACAGCCTGGTCAAGGACCCGCCCTTCTCGCGGATCGACCTGGTCTCGTGCCGCAACTTGCTGATCTATTTCGACGATCGCCTGCAGCAATCGGTGATGCCGCTGCTCCATTATGCGATCCGGCCCGAGGGCTATCTGTTCCTCGGCCCCTCGGAGACGATCGGCCGGTTCGAGCATTTGTTCCCCGCGCTCGACAGCCAGGCGCGCATCTTCCAGCGCTCGCCGGGCGCCCCCAACTACCCGATCGACCTGCCGGGCAGTTCGCGCGCCCGGAGCCCGCGCGAGGACCGCCACGAGCGCCAGGCGGGCCGCGTCGGCGCCGAGGAAACCGCCGTGGTTCGCCGCCTGATCGATCGCTATGCGCCGGCCAGCCTGGTGCTCGACCAGGAAGGCGTGATCATCGCCGCCTATGGCCGGCTCGGCCGCTATTTCGACTTCCCGGTCACTCGCACCGGCGGATCCAGCGCGATCGGCCTGGCGCGCCCGGGTCTGCGCAACGTGCTCGGGCCGCTGCTCCGCGCCGGGCGGGATCGGCGCAAGCGCGTGGTCGCGCGCGACGTCACGGTCGATTCCGAATATGGCGCACAGACGATCGACGTGGTCTGCGATCCGATGCCCGACGGCACCTTGCTGTTCGTCTTCCGCGAGACCGCGCCCTTCCGCCCCGCGCTCGACGAGGATGTCGCCGAGCTCGACGCCGGTGACGACCATCTCGATGCGCTCGAGGACGAGCTGCGCGTCACCCGCCACCGGCTGCGCACCACCGTGGAGGAACTGGAGACCGCGAACGAGGAGCTGAAAAGCTCCAACGAAGAAATGATGTCGATGAACGAGGAGCTCCAGTCGACCAACGAGGAGCTGTCCACGGTCAATGACGAGCTGAAGGGCAAGGTCGACCAGCTGACCATCGCCAATTCGGACCTGCGCAATTTCTTCGAATCGACCGATCTCGCCGTGGTGGTGCTCGATGCCGACATGCGCATCCGCAGCTTCACCGAAGCGGCGACGGCGCTGTTTCCGCTCCAGCCGAGCGATCGCGGCCGGCCGCTGGCCGATGTCGCCAGCCGCCTGTCGGGCAACGACTATCTCGCGGATGCCCGTACGGTGATCGCCGGCGAAGGCCCGCTTCAGCGCCGGGTGACCACCTTGGACGGCAGCCGCACGCTGTCGATGCGCACCCTGCCCTATCGCGCGCAGAACGGCACCACCGACGGTGCGATGCTGGTGCTGACCGACATCACCGACGCGCTCTCGCTCGAACGCGCGCTGGCGGCCGAACGCGAGCGGCTGGACATGGCGATCCGCGCCGGCGGCATCGCGGTGTGGGAATATCGCGTTGATACTGGCGAAACCGTGGTCGACGACCATGCCCGCGAGGTGCTCGGCATCCCCGCAGGGATGGCGCTCAACGATCCGGAAGCGCGGCTCGACCGGCTGCACCCGGAGGACCGCGCGCGGTTCGATGCCGAGCTCGCCCAAGTGGTCGCCGAGGGTGGCGACCTTGAGATCAGCTACCGCATCCTCGACGGCGAACAGGTCCGTCGGATCAAGACCTTCGGCCGCATGGTGAACGATTCCGGCCCACGCCGACTGGTCGGCGTGTCGATCGACGTCACCCCCGAATACGCGCTCGCCGAAACACGCGAGCTGATGCTGCGCGAGATGAATCACCGGGTGAAGAACCTGTTCGCGATCGTCAGCGGCATGATCTCCGCCGGCGCGCGCAGCCATGACGACGTGATTCGCTTCGCCAACGACATGCGCGAGCGCATCGCCGCGCTCGGCCGCGCGCACTCGCTCGCCGCGCCCGCCGGCGCACTGCAGTCGATCGACCTCGCCGAACTGGTCGAGGCGACGCTTGCACCATATCGCGATCATGCCGCCATCGAAATAAATGGTCCTGCGGTGAAGATTCATCGGACCTCTTTGTCGCCGCTTGCGTTGATGCTGCACGAATGGGCGACCAACGCTGTCAAATATGGGGCACTCGGTGCGAATGGCGGGGAACTTGCCGTCGCGTGGGATCGGGTGTCCGATGGCGTCCGGCTCGACTGGCGCGAGACCGGAAAGCGCCCCGTTTCGGTGGAATCGGGCACTGGTTTCGGCACGATTTTGGTACAAACCTCGTCGCGCCAATTGGGCGTGACGGTAACCCGATCGGCGGAGGACCATGTCTTCGCCATCCAGATCCATCTGCCTGCGAAAGTGCTTGCGAATGACGAAGACGGTGATGCTCATCGAGGATGAGCTGTTCGTGGCGCTGGACGTACAGGACGTAGTGGAAGAGGCGGGCTTTGCGGTGGAAGGCCCCTATGTCTCGGTTGCCGAGGCGCTGGCCGCGGTGGCGACCCACCTTCCCGGCTGCGCGATTCTAGACGTACGGCTGACCGACGGCGAGGTCTTCCCCGCCGCCGATGTGCTGCGCGACGCGGGCGTGCCGATCATCTTCCACTCGGGCCATGCCGACGCGACCTCGTTGCGCGACCGCTATCCGCAGGCGGTAGTCTGCTCCAAGCCCTGCTCGCCGAGTGCGCTTCGGGCCGCGGTGGAGAATGTGTTCGCGGGTTGAGGTTGCGCCGCGGCTACTGAAATTTTCGACCGTTGCGGTGCGGGCCTTTAGATGTGCCGCCGATGACGCAGAAACTCTCCAAGCTGCTATGCTACTGACTGCGACACGCGCCGGAAGCCGGAGACCTCGCCCTGGACGAGGCGGGCTAGGCCTGTGTCGTGTCCGTGCGCGCGTCGCTGTCGCGGGAAGGCGCCGACCCCGCCCTGCTAGAGCAGGTGGTGGCGGACAGCGAGAAGCAGCGTTTCGAACTCTCCCCCGATGGCACCCATATCCGCGCGAGACAGGGGCACTCCATCGGCGTCGACCTGGGCTGGTCGATCGCTACCCCGCCAGAGACGCTCTATCACGGCACCGTCGATCGCTCTCTGGAGGCGATCTTCGCGGAGGGGCTAAAGCCCATGGCGCGGCACCATGTGCATCTGTCCGCCGACGTCGAGACCGCCGCGCGCGTCGGCTAGAGACGCGGGGCGCCGGTCGTTCTTAAAATTGCTGCCGGAGAGATGGCACGCCAAGGCGCTGTCTTCCGGTTGTCGAGCAACGGTGTCTGGTTGGTAGAAGCGGTGCCGTCGGCGTTCCTCTCCCGCGCCTAACGCGTCGGAAGGATCAACCCGCGGCGAACGCCGTCCGCACGCGCCAGCGGACGAGCAGCGTCGCGAAGAACCAGGCCACCAGCGCAACGCCGGCGCCCATGATCAGGTCGATCAGATAGTGCGTGCCCTCCACCGGGGTCGACAGCAGCATCGCGCACGGGATCACGGTCAACCACCAGCGCAAGGGCCCGCAGCGCTGCGCGGCGGCAATGTAGAGCGTGGCAGAGGCGGCGTGGAAGCTCGGTGCCGAGACCAGTCCGCGCAGCTGGCCCACATCCACCACCGTCAGACTATGGTCGCGCAGCGCCGGGATCAGGTCGGGCTGCCACAACTCGCTGAACGGCATATACGGGATCGGACCATGCCAGAGATACGAGAAGGGCCCCACCGCAGGCATCTGGCTGTAGATGGTGAGCGTCATCACCGCGGCGATCGCAAAGGCCGCAAGAAAGCGATGCGCCTCGCGCCGCTGCCCCACCAGCGCGAACCAGCCCAGCAGCAGCGCCGGCGTGAGGAAAATGCTCTGATAGGCTGCCATGCCGAGCAGCTGCAGCGAGCGATGCGCCGCGACCAGACGGTACCAGGCGAGCCAGTCGAACTGGAGCAGCTCGTCCACGCGCTGCAGGCCGGCATCGGCAAAGCCCTGGCTCAGCGCCGCGATCGGATAGGAGCTCACCGCTCCGATAAGCGCGAGCGCCATGAACAGCGTGTAATATTCCACCACCTGGGCAAGGACGAGGCTCCAGCGGCGGCCATCGCGCAGGCACCATAGCCGCAGCAGCGGTGCGGTAGCGAGGATCGCATAATAGGGGATGTTGCTGCGCGCGAAGGGATCGATGTGCAGCCCTGCCGTCCAGAGCAGCATGATGCAGGCCGCCACCGCGGCGATCACCGCGCCGCGGACCTGCCCGCCCGAGAAGCCGATGGCCACGCTCGGATCGGTGGAAGCCGCCGGGAGCAGGGTCGCGGGCGCGACAAGGGTGGAAGAACGGTGCGGGTCGGTCAAAGGCATTGCTCGTCGAGAGGGCGGAGCGACCCGCCTGCCATCACTGTCCGCGCGTCGTGGCCGATCCTATCGCGGCGATGCCGCCGCGCCTAGCCCTTCACCGCCCTGCCGCCTGTGGCACTTTGCCCGGAGGTAGAGTGCCACGACCGGCCGTTTCCCCCGCACGGCAAAGTGCCATGGCTGGTCCAATTGCGGGCGGGTGCACGGAGGGGATTCACAGGCGAATCGCGATGTGCTTAGATTCCTGCTATGTTCCAGCCCGATCTCTTCGCCGCCGCCCCCCGCGTTCGGCCGGATGCGGCCTCCCCCACCGGCATGGACCTGCCCGCGGTGCTCGACCGGTTGAGCGCCACGTGCGAGCGGCCGCGCTACAGCTTCATGGTGCTCCAGCTGATCGCCCAGGCGAGCGACCGCACCGGTTGGGCGGGTCCGTGGATCGAGCGCGACGGCCGCCGTCTCTCGGTCCGCGACTGGCTGAGCGAGGCGCTGTCGCCGATCGCCCGCCGCGACCCGCGTCGGCTGGGGCTTGCCGCCCGGGCCCGGGCCGAACTGGAGAAGGCGGGCACGCTCCCTGCCGACCCCGAGGCTGCACGCGCCGCGATCGAGGCGGAGGTGCAGCACCGTATCCGCCTCTCCGGCCGTACCAATGTCAGCCGGGCGGTGTCCGAACTGGTCCGCGCCGGGCTCGTGCGGCGGCATTACCAGGGCTT
This genomic stretch from Sphingomonas sp. harbors:
- a CDS encoding glutaredoxin domain-containing protein; amino-acid sequence: MADDKQATLYRMVLPDHVCPFGVRARELLLERGYDIDDRVLRTRDEVEAVKDEFGVATTPVIFLGEERFDGADALAHALASR
- a CDS encoding PIN domain-containing protein; amino-acid sequence: MYLLDTAVLLDLRKARAGTADPRLAAWASGVPREQLFVSVLALAEIEAQAAKAPRGDGATALRRWIDDQLVPAFGAHLLPVDTAVARRRGQVALPSDRHALVAATALEHALTLVTYDAAAYRGVRLKLFDPRRYDPDEAVDDWRAAAARSGPVWFRNLFLRS
- a CDS encoding type II toxin-antitoxin system Phd/YefM family antitoxin, producing MKVVSSREFNQDVSAAKRFARTEPVFITDRGKPTHVLMSIASFRAFTGERESIVDALAAAEPFEIDAQSGRW
- a CDS encoding cation:proton antiporter; amino-acid sequence: MNELLTGAWHALTDVLNPHGPAVHAAKTYAPGDFSIHFFLQLAIILLACRVVGWAGQKFLKQPQVVGEMIAGVVLGPSLLGLFFPDLQLAIFPKETRNVLYAGAQLGVGLYMFMVGLTLRLDHFQSKAKSAAGVSAAGIAAPFLLAALITPYLLTVPGLFTAGISQANATLFMGACIALTAFPMLARIINERGLANSALGTLSLTAGAFDDAASWCVLALVLATFGAGPGVAVLAIGGAVLYTGFMLVFGRRLLAPLGRIVEARGEMTSGVLAVTMMLFCMSAFFMDAIGIHAIFGGFLMGVCMPRGLFVEELKRKVEPLAVVLLLPMFFTYSGLNTRMDMVNSPSLLLIALGILAVSVLAKFGACWAAARMAGEDNRTALGIGALMNSRGLMELIIINIGLQKGIIGPTLFSMLVLMAIVTTVMATPLFEAVYGRKARASGELDAIDGQLATV
- a CDS encoding tryptophan halogenase family protein encodes the protein MNPMRRILILGGGTAGWLTAAYLARYLDVAHQQRFAITLLESPALGIVGVGEGGFPTIRETLQFLGIDERSFVRQASATFKQGIRFDDWLHAPQPDGTRHRFLHPFEAPFHSEGAGLVPYWLLQPEARRAPFAEAMTIQNRVAAHGRAPKRAEDAGFGGPLTYAYHFDAVRLARLLRDRAIELGVTHLEGEVFSAHTDAEGAIDRIETREHGSLTADLYIDCSGFEAALVGKTLGTPFTSVRHQLFTDRALACKLPYADPEAPIATTTVAAAHEGGWTWDIGLQHARGIGCVYSSAHLDDDRAADILDAHLGGAPHQARLIKFEPGYRRTPWVKNCVAVGLSGGFLEPLEATGVVLIEAAAAMIAELFPHAGPVDAPAARFNALMTARYERIVDFLKLHYCLSRRGEPFWRDNRDPASIPDTLRALLEQWRHRPPSRFDFLLDVESFAFFNYQYILYGMDFCTDLSGAREGFPHAEAAARQFARIRGFGEQAVADLPTHRELIRQMAG
- a CDS encoding NPCBM/NEW2 domain-containing protein, encoding MAIKTLAGIALLLASASVQAAPRDPLAPTGRWSANTDGRAQTPPMGWNSWNAFATDVDEEKVLASAQKIVDTGLAAKGYRYVNLDEGWWDHRRADGRMLVRADKFPSARTADGATSFKPFTDRLRAMGLKAGIYTDLGRNTCAQAYGPNEPQLPRGSVLEREVGLYGHIDQDIALYFGEWGFDYIKIDGCGLRAYGEDSPLVRAGRYRALAPILDLDSVNRSNIPAVRTMFAQVKAALVRADPDQDYLLSLCIWGSADVRSWAKDVGNISRTSDDITPHWTRLLTNFDTAARRPLYAHPGSWNDPDMLFIGKGEFDADHLTEARSHFALWAMISAPLLIGTDLRTTPQSLMDIFGNAALIAIDQDPAGNQAVLAFDSDDFQILVKTLANGDKAVALFNRTAAPMEAILTAQHLKLRDDAAIALTDLWSGKTSSFRKETKFKLAGHETLVFRAKGARLLADGLYLSEMPGSVNPAVDGVTAPMPDPTIHRAVVSWSGTRGAGQRPLYAGWGGAQADATPYGRELAVTGKHFAAGLGVLANSRLEVHNPGYRQLTVSVGVDDSATDLAHAVTFQIYGDRRLLATSAPMRRGTGAKLLAVDIAGAKLIELVARSANTVNERLPITWGDAAFHR
- a CDS encoding PAS domain-containing protein, which encodes MTPPLPPALREYFESSPVALSLGEAVGDHPLLLTNQRFRDLTGYASNEIAGQNCRFLQGDSDNREARMRIHAYLDDDAQTSVRTAIVNFRKDGTPFVNLLYMSKLRALSGEVRYIFASQFDVSRTQPERLAAYDNALEQTIARLAPVVAESGIAVEGTLITIANTAATIAQAKMTLSDLDTSSYL